From one Chryseobacterium sp. 3008163 genomic stretch:
- a CDS encoding alkaline phosphatase — MDNLTADQWKKVALVSLSFPQYSKWNGKGGLTEEDLPKITEVIKKAKSFGKPFRFWAIPDGKTSWEFFTHNGVDFINTDHPKECVEYVNSLEKRTFKNNLFSEVYQPKFSYLKKNVPVKNVILLIGDGNGLSEISSSVLANKGELTLTQLKNIGLIKTSSTDNFTTDSAAGATAFATGKKTKNRFIGVDSEGKKTANLTEILSEKGFSTGIITTDEIVGATPSAFYAHQKDRGMEKEIAQDLPKSKLNFFAAGGKSKVSGLHDFKLAESTKQVAESKADRLAYYLSDNGVPQVLKGRGNLLAETVESGLQFLKSKKKPFFIMIEAAQIDSGGHSNNVGTIVTEGIDFDRAITKAVQFADQNPGTLVIITADHETGGFSIPHGDLKTSIVEGDFTTDDHSATLIPVFSYGSGSEIFTGVYENNEIFHKILKTLKAN, encoded by the coding sequence TTGGATAATTTAACAGCAGATCAATGGAAGAAAGTTGCCTTGGTAAGTTTAAGCTTTCCGCAGTACTCTAAATGGAATGGTAAAGGAGGCTTAACGGAAGAAGATTTGCCGAAAATAACCGAAGTCATCAAAAAAGCGAAATCGTTTGGGAAACCATTCAGATTCTGGGCAATTCCCGATGGGAAAACTTCATGGGAATTTTTCACACACAACGGCGTTGATTTTATTAATACAGATCATCCGAAAGAATGTGTGGAATATGTAAATTCTTTGGAGAAAAGAACTTTTAAGAATAATCTATTTTCAGAAGTTTATCAGCCAAAATTTTCCTATTTGAAGAAAAATGTTCCTGTGAAAAATGTTATTTTGTTGATCGGTGACGGAAATGGTCTTTCAGAAATTTCTTCATCCGTTTTAGCAAATAAAGGTGAGCTTACTTTAACGCAGCTTAAAAACATTGGATTAATTAAAACTTCTTCCACTGACAATTTCACCACAGATTCTGCAGCAGGAGCAACTGCTTTTGCAACAGGAAAAAAAACAAAGAACAGATTTATAGGAGTAGATTCTGAAGGAAAAAAAACGGCAAACCTTACCGAAATTCTTTCAGAAAAAGGTTTCAGCACCGGAATTATTACGACTGACGAAATTGTAGGAGCAACGCCTTCTGCATTTTATGCTCATCAAAAAGACCGTGGTATGGAAAAGGAAATTGCTCAAGATTTGCCAAAATCAAAACTCAACTTTTTTGCAGCGGGTGGTAAATCTAAAGTTTCGGGTCTGCATGATTTTAAATTAGCCGAAAGCACGAAGCAGGTTGCAGAAAGTAAAGCAGATCGTTTAGCTTACTATCTTTCAGATAACGGTGTTCCACAAGTTTTGAAAGGTCGAGGCAATCTTTTGGCTGAAACTGTAGAAAGTGGGCTGCAATTTTTAAAAAGCAAGAAAAAACCATTCTTCATCATGATTGAGGCGGCGCAGATTGACAGCGGCGGTCACAGCAATAATGTAGGAACCATCGTTACTGAAGGTATTGATTTTGACAGGGCAATTACAAAAGCAGTACAGTTTGCAGATCAAAACCCAGGGACTTTGGTGATTATTACTGCAGATCACGAGACAGGTGGTTTTAGTATTCCTCATGGTGATCTGAAAACGAGCATTGTTGAAGGTGATTTTACGACAGACGACCATTCAGCTACATTAATTCCTGTGTTTTCATACGGTTCAGGCTCAGAAATTTTTACGGGAGTATACGAGAATAATGAGATTTTCCATAAAATATTAAAAACTTTGAAAGCAAATTAG